The Candidatus Omnitrophota bacterium genome includes a window with the following:
- a CDS encoding zinc ribbon domain-containing protein, which produces MPTYQYECEACGHGFEILQSMTDKKLQKCPECGKKTLIRLIGTGGGIIFKGSGFYETDYKKKSAPPKTESGKPACSNPSGGGCSCH; this is translated from the coding sequence ATGCCAACTTATCAGTATGAATGCGAGGCCTGCGGCCACGGGTTTGAAATTCTGCAGTCCATGACGGACAAAAAACTCCAGAAATGCCCCGAATGCGGGAAAAAGACGCTGATCCGCCTGATCGGAACTGGCGGTGGGATCATTTTTAAGGGAAGCGGCTTTTATGAAACGGATTATAAGAAAAAATCTGCTCCTCCCAAGACAGAAAGCGGCAAACCCGCCTGCTCCAACCCGTCCGGGGGCGGCTGTTCCTGCCATTAA
- a CDS encoding nucleotide exchange factor GrpE, translating to MAEPMENPKPKTADQGSPAETAPEPAKIEITQAEYQKFVNDAAEYKDKFVRLFADFDNARKRYDRDRAEFIRYAHEGIIMEFLGILDDLERSVAAAKAVPQDTQSLLKGIEMVVGRIHELLKRNDVRSMDCVGKKFDPHCHEILMMAESTGHNEDTVIEEFQKGYFLADKVIRTAKVKVAKPGQATAGEPSNKAS from the coding sequence ATGGCAGAGCCAATGGAAAATCCGAAACCGAAAACCGCTGATCAGGGTTCGCCCGCGGAAACGGCGCCGGAACCGGCCAAGATCGAGATTACGCAGGCGGAATACCAGAAGTTCGTCAACGATGCCGCGGAATACAAGGACAAATTCGTCCGTCTCTTCGCGGATTTCGACAACGCCCGTAAGCGTTACGACAGGGACCGCGCTGAATTTATCCGTTACGCGCACGAGGGCATCATCATGGAGTTCCTTGGGATCCTGGATGATCTCGAGCGGAGCGTGGCCGCGGCCAAGGCGGTCCCGCAGGACACCCAGTCCCTTTTGAAAGGGATCGAGATGGTCGTCGGCCGGATCCACGAATTGCTCAAGCGCAACGACGTGCGCTCCATGGACTGTGTGGGCAAGAAGTTCGATCCGCATTGTCATGAAATCCTGATGATGGCGGAGAGCACCGGGCACAACGAGGACACGGTCATTGAAGAATTTCAAAAAGGATATTTTCTGGCCGACAAGGTCATCCGGACGGCCAAGGTGAAAGTCGCGAAACCCGGGCAGGCGACTGCCGGGGAACCATCTAACAAAGCATCATAA
- the dnaK gene encoding molecular chaperone DnaK, which translates to MARAIGIDLGTSNSAASVMEGGRPVIIPSAEGAGVASGKAFPSFVAFSKDGQLLVGEPARRQAPINSEGTIYAAKRKMGTTHKFKVFDKEFSPQQVSSFILQKIKADAEKFLGDKVEEAVITVPAYFNDNQRQATKDAGEIAGLKVLRIINEPTAACLAYGIDKAGKEQKIMVFDLGGGTLDVTILEMGWDSENKAATFEVISTSGDNLLGGTDMDNVLIDHITGEFKKESGIDLKSDKMAFQRLREAAEKAKVELSSTVTTEVNLPFITADASGPKHMNLKLERATLENLVSPIIERCRGPIIQAMKDASDKLGSQVSVDRVILVGGPTRMPIVQQFVEREVGKKIERGIDPMECVALGAAVQAGIIKGEAKEVLLLDVTPLSLGIETLGGVFTKLIERNTTIPTKKSQVFSTAEDNQSAVTIRVLQGERSMADGNTELGRFNLEGIPPAPRGLPQVEVTFDIDTNGIVHVSAKDKGTGKEQSIKITAPNKLSDADIDKMVKEAEKYAEEDKKRREEAELINQANGLVFSTEKSVKDYGDKISAGDKSNIETELNNLKEAVKSKDHARIKQGMESLQKVSHKLAEEIYKASASQQAAQGAGAGAGSSSQDGQSQDADSRQGPQGPQGQPGGSRDNKDDVIDADFKASDDKK; encoded by the coding sequence ATGGCAAGAGCAATCGGTATTGATCTGGGAACATCCAATTCGGCGGCATCCGTGATGGAAGGCGGCCGCCCGGTCATCATTCCGTCGGCGGAAGGCGCCGGTGTCGCGTCGGGCAAGGCCTTCCCGTCCTTCGTCGCCTTTTCGAAAGACGGCCAGCTGCTCGTCGGGGAGCCGGCCCGCCGCCAGGCGCCGATCAATTCGGAAGGCACCATCTACGCGGCCAAACGCAAGATGGGGACCACCCACAAATTCAAGGTGTTTGACAAAGAATTTTCTCCGCAGCAGGTGAGCTCGTTCATCCTGCAGAAGATCAAGGCGGACGCCGAGAAATTCCTTGGCGACAAAGTCGAGGAGGCCGTCATCACGGTGCCGGCGTATTTCAACGACAATCAGCGCCAGGCCACCAAGGACGCGGGCGAGATCGCGGGGCTCAAGGTCCTGCGCATCATCAACGAGCCCACGGCCGCGTGCCTCGCCTACGGCATTGACAAGGCGGGCAAGGAACAGAAGATCATGGTCTTCGACCTCGGCGGCGGGACCCTCGACGTCACCATCCTGGAAATGGGCTGGGACAGCGAGAACAAGGCCGCGACCTTCGAGGTCATCTCCACCAGCGGCGACAACCTGCTGGGCGGGACGGACATGGACAATGTCCTGATCGACCACATCACCGGGGAATTCAAGAAAGAATCCGGCATCGATCTTAAGAGCGACAAGATGGCCTTTCAGCGTCTGAGAGAAGCCGCGGAAAAGGCCAAGGTCGAATTGTCCAGCACGGTCACCACCGAGGTCAATTTGCCGTTCATCACGGCCGACGCCTCCGGGCCGAAGCATATGAACTTGAAACTGGAGCGCGCGACTTTGGAAAACCTGGTTTCCCCCATCATCGAGCGCTGCCGGGGGCCTATCATCCAGGCGATGAAGGACGCGTCCGATAAGCTCGGATCGCAGGTCAGCGTCGACCGCGTGATCCTCGTCGGCGGCCCGACCCGCATGCCCATCGTCCAGCAGTTCGTGGAGCGCGAGGTCGGCAAGAAGATCGAGCGCGGGATCGACCCGATGGAATGCGTGGCGCTCGGCGCCGCGGTCCAGGCCGGGATCATCAAAGGCGAAGCCAAGGAAGTCCTGCTTTTGGACGTCACGCCGCTGTCTCTCGGCATCGAAACGCTGGGCGGTGTGTTCACGAAGCTCATCGAGCGCAACACGACCATCCCCACGAAAAAGAGCCAGGTGTTTTCCACCGCTGAGGACAATCAGTCGGCGGTGACCATCCGGGTCCTGCAGGGCGAACGGTCCATGGCGGACGGCAACACAGAGCTTGGCCGTTTCAACCTGGAGGGGATCCCTCCGGCCCCGCGCGGATTGCCGCAAGTTGAGGTCACATTCGATATCGACACCAACGGCATCGTTCATGTTTCCGCCAAGGACAAGGGGACCGGCAAGGAGCAGTCGATCAAGATCACGGCTCCCAACAAATTGTCGGATGCCGATATCGATAAAATGGTCAAGGAAGCCGAAAAATACGCGGAAGAGGACAAGAAGCGCCGTGAAGAGGCCGAGTTGATCAATCAGGCGAACGGCCTGGTGTTTTCCACGGAGAAATCCGTCAAGGATTACGGCGACAAGATTTCCGCCGGTGACAAATCGAACATCGAGACGGAGCTGAACAACCTCAAAGAGGCGGTCAAGAGCAAGGACCATGCCCGCATCAAGCAGGGGATGGAGTCATTGCAGAAAGTCAGTCACAAACTCGCCGAGGAGATCTACAAGGCCTCCGCCTCCCAGCAGGCGGCCCAGGGCGCCGGCGCGGGCGCCGGAAGTTCGTCCCAGGATGGCCAGTCTCAGGACGCCGATTCGCGGCAGGGCCCGCAGGGCCCGCAGGGGCAGCCGGGCGGATCCCGTGATAACAAGGATGATGTTATCGACGCTGATTTCAAGGCGAGCGACGATAAAAAATAA
- the dnaJ gene encoding molecular chaperone DnaJ, with protein sequence MASMKKDYYEILGVPRESDLPQIKKAYRSLALKHHPDRVPEAEKKEAEEKFKEISEAYGVLSDPQKRKMYDQYGHAGIDQRYTAEDIFKGADFGSIFEEAGLGDLFGRMFGDSLFDVFGGGSGGGRSGARRGADIQYEADITLEEAFQGVKKALQVPRHDECSSCKGSGAKSSQDVKTCPRCKGQGQVVMSSGFFRMAQTCPQCQGRGQVITEYCPKCGGKGVVRVTRKIDVNIPAGVDNDTRLRVKGEGEYGPSGRGDLYLYLAVKPHEVFERRDRDLYLELPLSFVKAALGAEVSVPTLSGDVSMKVPAGTQSGKIFRLKGKGMPDIHSGSPGDQYVRVMISVPSHVNAEQRRLLEDYARISGETAGAGVPGDSFSEKIKKVFK encoded by the coding sequence TTGGCCTCCATGAAAAAAGATTATTACGAAATTTTGGGCGTGCCGCGTGAATCGGATCTTCCGCAGATCAAGAAGGCCTACCGGTCTTTGGCACTGAAGCACCATCCGGACCGCGTGCCCGAGGCCGAAAAAAAAGAGGCGGAAGAAAAATTTAAGGAAATTTCAGAGGCCTACGGCGTCTTGTCGGACCCGCAGAAGCGCAAGATGTACGATCAGTACGGCCACGCGGGGATTGACCAGCGTTACACCGCCGAGGATATTTTCAAGGGCGCCGATTTCGGCAGTATTTTTGAAGAGGCCGGCTTGGGCGATCTTTTCGGCAGGATGTTCGGGGATTCCCTCTTTGACGTGTTCGGCGGCGGATCCGGCGGCGGACGTTCGGGGGCCCGCCGGGGCGCGGACATCCAGTATGAAGCGGACATCACCTTGGAGGAGGCCTTCCAGGGCGTGAAAAAGGCGCTCCAGGTCCCCCGGCACGACGAGTGTTCCTCTTGTAAGGGTTCCGGCGCGAAATCCAGCCAGGACGTCAAAACGTGTCCTCGGTGCAAGGGCCAGGGCCAGGTCGTGATGTCGAGCGGATTTTTCCGGATGGCCCAAACCTGCCCGCAGTGCCAGGGGCGTGGCCAGGTCATCACGGAATACTGCCCGAAATGCGGCGGCAAGGGCGTTGTCCGCGTGACGCGCAAGATCGACGTCAATATTCCCGCTGGGGTCGACAATGACACGCGCTTGAGGGTTAAGGGCGAGGGCGAATACGGCCCCTCGGGCCGCGGAGACCTGTATCTTTATCTCGCCGTTAAACCGCATGAGGTTTTTGAGCGCCGGGACAGAGATCTCTATTTGGAACTGCCGCTCAGTTTTGTCAAGGCAGCGTTGGGGGCGGAAGTCTCTGTCCCGACCCTGAGCGGGGATGTTTCCATGAAGGTCCCGGCCGGGACGCAGAGCGGAAAAATTTTCCGTTTGAAGGGCAAGGGGATGCCGGATATCCATTCCGGATCGCCCGGAGATCAGTATGTCCGGGTCATGATCAGTGTCCCTTCCCATGTAAACGCCGAGCAACGGCGATTGCTTGAGGACTATGCCCGGATCAGCGGTGAGACGGCCGGTGCCGGGGTGCCCGGGGATTCTTTTTCGGAGAAAATAAAGAAAGTGTTCAAATGA